In Aeromicrobium marinum DSM 15272, one genomic interval encodes:
- the ruvX gene encoding Holliday junction resolvase RuvX, which produces MRRGRRLGVDVGDVRIGVAMCDPDGMIATPVETVPAGPAAHARLLQIASEIEVVEIVVGLPLSLSGREGPAAGKVRAFVQVLAAMSDRPVRLVDERLSTVTAGSQLRDSGRTGRGTRRVIDQAAAVVILQNALDAERTRGHAPGELVVVGEPTEGEA; this is translated from the coding sequence GTGAGGCGAGGACGCCGCCTCGGGGTGGACGTCGGTGACGTGCGCATCGGCGTCGCCATGTGCGACCCCGACGGCATGATCGCGACCCCCGTCGAGACGGTGCCGGCGGGCCCTGCGGCCCACGCCCGTCTGCTGCAGATCGCGTCCGAGATCGAGGTGGTCGAGATCGTGGTGGGGCTGCCGTTGTCCCTGTCGGGCCGGGAGGGCCCGGCGGCCGGCAAGGTGCGTGCCTTCGTGCAGGTGCTGGCTGCGATGTCCGACCGCCCCGTACGGTTGGTGGATGAACGACTCTCGACCGTCACGGCGGGGAGCCAGCTCCGCGACAGCGGTCGCACGGGCCGCGGGACCCGTCGGGTGATCGACCAAGCGGCAGCCGTCGTGATCTTGCAGAATGCCTTGGACGCCGAGCGGACCCGGGGCCACGCCCCGGGCGAGCTGGTCGTCGTGGGGGAGCCGACCGAAGGAGAAGCATGA
- the aspS gene encoding aspartate--tRNA ligase, translated as MIRTHDAGTLTADHIGDQVTLAGWVARRRDHGGVAFIDLREASGVVQVVVREEVAHQLRAEYCLKVVGIVQRRPAGNENDGIATGAIEVVAEDVEILSAAAPLPFPIDEHVEVGDEARLKYRYLDLRRSGPAAAIRLRSKVNAVARDVLAQHDFVEVETPTLTRSTPEGARDFVVPARLRPGSWYALPQSPQLFKQLLMVGGLERYYQIARCYRDEDFRADRQPEFTQLDIEMSFVDADDVMALAEQIYVALWRLIDVELPAPFPRITYADAMRRYGSDKPDLRLSTELVECTDYFAETSFRVFQAPYVGAVVMPGGASQPRRQFDAWQEWAKQRGARGLAYVTFGEDGELGGPVAKNLSDAERAGLAEHVGAQPGDCVFFGAGAPKATRQLLGAARLEIGRRCDLIDESAWAFCWVVDWPMFEAVDELDSGDVAVGGGEWTAVHHAFTAPQDPATLAEPGTSLAQAYDIVCNGNELGGGSVRIHREDVQKQVFAIMGIDEAEAEDKFGFLLDAFRFGAPPHGGIAFGWDRTCALLSGVDSIREVIAFPKSGGGYDPLTAAPAPITAQQRKEAGVDARPAPPADSQVNPEN; from the coding sequence GTGATCCGCACCCATGACGCCGGAACCCTGACCGCCGACCACATCGGTGACCAGGTCACCCTCGCCGGCTGGGTCGCCCGACGCCGGGACCACGGTGGTGTCGCCTTCATCGACCTGCGCGAGGCCTCCGGCGTCGTGCAGGTGGTCGTGCGCGAGGAGGTCGCCCACCAGCTCCGGGCCGAGTACTGCCTGAAGGTCGTGGGGATCGTGCAGCGCCGGCCCGCCGGCAACGAGAACGACGGCATCGCCACGGGAGCCATCGAGGTCGTCGCCGAGGACGTCGAGATCCTCAGCGCCGCCGCACCCCTGCCGTTCCCGATCGACGAGCACGTCGAGGTGGGCGACGAGGCGCGCCTGAAGTACCGCTACCTGGACCTGCGTCGCAGCGGTCCGGCCGCCGCGATCCGGTTGCGCAGCAAGGTCAACGCCGTGGCGCGTGACGTGCTGGCCCAGCACGACTTCGTCGAGGTCGAGACGCCGACGCTGACCCGGTCGACGCCCGAGGGCGCGCGCGACTTCGTGGTGCCGGCGCGTCTGCGGCCCGGCAGCTGGTACGCCCTGCCGCAGAGCCCGCAGCTGTTCAAGCAGCTGCTGATGGTCGGTGGCCTGGAGCGCTACTACCAGATCGCCCGCTGCTACCGCGACGAGGACTTCCGGGCCGACCGGCAGCCGGAGTTCACCCAGCTCGACATCGAGATGAGCTTCGTCGACGCCGACGACGTGATGGCGCTGGCCGAGCAGATCTACGTCGCGCTGTGGCGGCTGATCGACGTCGAGCTCCCGGCCCCGTTCCCTCGCATCACCTACGCCGACGCCATGCGACGGTACGGGTCGGACAAGCCCGACCTGCGGCTGTCGACGGAGCTGGTGGAGTGCACCGACTACTTCGCCGAGACGTCCTTCCGGGTGTTCCAGGCCCCGTACGTGGGCGCGGTGGTCATGCCCGGTGGGGCGTCGCAGCCCCGTCGTCAGTTCGACGCGTGGCAGGAGTGGGCCAAGCAGCGCGGTGCCCGGGGCCTGGCGTACGTCACGTTCGGTGAGGACGGCGAGCTCGGCGGGCCGGTCGCCAAGAACCTGTCCGACGCCGAGCGGGCCGGACTCGCCGAGCACGTGGGCGCGCAGCCGGGCGACTGCGTCTTCTTCGGTGCCGGTGCGCCCAAGGCGACCCGGCAGCTGCTGGGGGCCGCCCGCCTGGAGATCGGCCGACGCTGCGACTTGATCGACGAGTCGGCCTGGGCGTTCTGCTGGGTCGTCGACTGGCCGATGTTCGAGGCCGTCGACGAGCTGGACTCCGGCGACGTCGCGGTGGGCGGCGGTGAGTGGACGGCGGTGCACCACGCGTTCACCGCCCCGCAGGACCCGGCCACGCTCGCCGAACCGGGCACCTCGCTGGCCCAGGCCTACGACATCGTCTGCAACGGCAACGAGCTCGGCGGCGGCTCGGTCCGTATCCACCGCGAGGACGTCCAGAAGCAGGTGTTCGCGATCATGGGGATCGACGAGGCCGAGGCCGAGGACAAGTTCGGCTTCCTGCTCGACGCGTTCCGCTTCGGTGCGCCCCCGCACGGCGGCATCGCGTTCGGCTGGGACCGCACGTGCGCGCTGCTCTCCGGGGTCGACTCGATCCGCGAGGTCATCGCGTTCCCGAAGTCCGGCGGCGGCTACGACCCGCTGACCGCGGCGCCGGCGCCCATCACGGCCCAGCAGCGCAAGGAGGCCGGGGTCGACGCGCGCCCCGCCCCGCCCGCTGATTCCCAGGTGAACCCAGAAAACTGA
- the alaS gene encoding alanine--tRNA ligase: protein MDTAEIRRRFLAHFENAGHTVVPSAPLLLDDPNLLFVNAGMVPFKPYFLGQETPPWPTATSVQKCVRTLDIEEVGKTTRHGTFFQMNGNFSFGDYFKEGAITHAWRLITGSINDGGLGIDADTIWVTVLHSDQESREIWKRVAGLPDERIQDRGLLDNYWHMGVPGPGGPCSEIYVDRGPEFGPDGGPVVDEDRFLEIWNLVFMQEEITDVLAKDRFEVVGALPHQNIDTGMGLERVAYLLQDKRNLYEIDEVYPVIETASQISGRTYGRDHADDVRFRVIADHVRSGLMLMGDGVTPGNEARGYVLRRLLRRAVRSMRLLGFEDPALPLLLPVSLERMKASYPELEADFPRIEQVAYAEEEAFRQTLGKGTQIFEGAAAAVKQQGGSGLSGDAAFTLHDTYGFPIDLTLEMASEQGLSVDEDGFRALMAEQRSRAKADAKSKKGGHADTAVYRAALDAGGPTDWLAYSTLTTESRVLALIAGGRTVPAIGAGSVGEVVLDRTPFYAESGGQNADAGHLQWDGGRAEVLDVQRPVRGLVVHQVRVLDGELTVESPLEAAVDPEWRLGARQAHSGTHVVHAALREVLGPTALQSGSYNRPGYLRLDYGWSGALSPDQLRGVEEASNRALRADLPVTAQTMSLPEAREWGALALFGETYGEDVRVVEIGGPWSRELCGGTHVDRSSQIGTVVITSDGSVGSGNRRVEALVGIEGFQYLAKERDVVRQLTDLLKAKPDDVPSRVQDLMERLRAAEKAAERIKAAELLAGAGDLAHGAVDVGGVAFVGARLDGVGGGDLRTLALDVRGRIPADRPAVVALVGVVDDKPAVVVAVNQAGRDRGLSANTLVRAAGEQIGGRGGGKDDVAQGGGTDPAGAEAAVAAVEAALRP, encoded by the coding sequence ATGGACACCGCGGAGATCCGGCGTCGCTTCCTCGCTCACTTCGAGAACGCCGGCCACACGGTCGTGCCGTCGGCGCCCCTGCTCCTGGACGACCCCAACCTGCTGTTCGTCAACGCCGGGATGGTCCCGTTCAAGCCGTACTTCCTCGGGCAGGAGACGCCGCCGTGGCCGACCGCCACGAGCGTGCAGAAGTGCGTCCGCACCCTCGACATCGAGGAGGTGGGCAAGACCACCCGGCACGGCACCTTCTTCCAGATGAACGGCAACTTCAGCTTCGGCGACTACTTCAAGGAGGGCGCCATCACGCACGCGTGGCGCCTCATCACGGGGTCGATCAACGACGGCGGCCTCGGCATCGACGCCGACACGATCTGGGTCACGGTGCTGCACTCGGACCAGGAGTCCCGGGAGATCTGGAAGCGGGTCGCGGGTCTGCCCGACGAGCGCATCCAGGACCGTGGTCTGCTCGACAACTACTGGCACATGGGCGTGCCCGGCCCCGGCGGTCCGTGCAGCGAGATCTACGTCGACCGTGGTCCCGAGTTCGGACCAGACGGCGGACCGGTCGTCGACGAGGACCGGTTCCTGGAGATCTGGAACCTGGTGTTCATGCAGGAGGAGATCACCGACGTCCTCGCCAAGGACCGGTTCGAGGTCGTCGGCGCGCTGCCCCACCAGAACATCGACACCGGGATGGGCCTCGAGCGGGTCGCCTACCTGCTGCAGGACAAGCGCAACCTCTACGAGATCGACGAGGTGTACCCCGTCATCGAGACCGCGTCACAGATCTCCGGCCGCACCTACGGCCGCGACCACGCCGACGACGTCCGGTTCCGGGTCATCGCCGACCACGTCCGCAGCGGCCTGATGCTGATGGGTGACGGCGTCACCCCCGGCAACGAGGCTCGCGGCTACGTCCTGCGCCGGCTGCTGCGGCGCGCCGTCCGCTCGATGCGGCTGCTCGGCTTCGAGGATCCGGCGCTGCCGTTGCTCCTGCCGGTCAGCCTGGAGCGGATGAAGGCGTCCTACCCCGAGCTGGAGGCCGACTTCCCGCGCATCGAGCAGGTCGCGTACGCCGAGGAGGAGGCCTTCCGTCAGACCCTCGGCAAGGGCACGCAGATCTTCGAGGGAGCCGCCGCGGCGGTGAAGCAGCAGGGCGGCAGCGGGCTCAGCGGCGACGCCGCGTTCACGTTGCACGACACCTACGGGTTCCCCATCGACCTCACCCTCGAGATGGCGTCCGAGCAGGGTCTCAGCGTCGACGAGGACGGCTTCAGGGCCCTCATGGCCGAGCAGCGCTCCCGGGCCAAGGCCGACGCGAAGTCCAAGAAGGGCGGGCACGCCGACACCGCGGTGTACCGGGCGGCACTCGATGCCGGTGGACCGACCGACTGGCTGGCCTACTCCACCCTCACGACGGAGTCCCGCGTGCTGGCCCTGATCGCGGGGGGCCGGACCGTCCCGGCGATCGGTGCCGGGTCGGTCGGCGAGGTCGTGCTCGACCGGACGCCGTTCTACGCCGAGTCCGGCGGCCAGAACGCCGACGCCGGCCACCTGCAGTGGGACGGGGGCCGGGCGGAGGTGCTCGACGTCCAACGACCCGTCCGCGGCCTCGTCGTGCACCAGGTGCGTGTCCTGGACGGCGAGCTGACCGTGGAGTCGCCGCTGGAGGCGGCCGTCGACCCCGAGTGGCGCCTCGGTGCCCGGCAGGCGCACTCGGGCACCCACGTCGTGCACGCGGCGCTGCGCGAGGTGCTCGGTCCGACCGCCCTGCAGTCCGGCTCCTACAACCGGCCCGGCTACCTGCGGCTCGACTACGGCTGGAGCGGCGCGCTGTCGCCCGACCAGCTCCGGGGGGTCGAGGAGGCGTCCAACCGGGCGCTGCGCGCCGACCTGCCCGTCACCGCCCAGACGATGTCCCTGCCCGAGGCCCGTGAGTGGGGCGCCCTGGCGTTGTTCGGCGAGACCTACGGCGAGGACGTCCGGGTCGTCGAGATCGGCGGACCCTGGTCGCGCGAGCTGTGCGGCGGCACGCACGTCGACCGGTCGTCGCAGATCGGCACGGTCGTCATCACGTCCGACGGCTCGGTCGGCTCCGGCAACCGTCGGGTGGAGGCGCTCGTCGGCATCGAGGGGTTCCAGTACCTCGCGAAGGAGCGGGACGTCGTGCGCCAGCTGACCGACCTGCTGAAGGCCAAGCCGGACGACGTCCCCAGCCGGGTCCAGGACCTGATGGAGCGGCTCCGGGCCGCGGAGAAGGCCGCCGAACGGATCAAGGCCGCCGAGCTGCTGGCCGGCGCGGGTGACCTCGCGCACGGAGCCGTCGACGTCGGAGGGGTCGCCTTCGTCGGGGCCCGGCTCGACGGCGTGGGTGGTGGTGACCTGCGCACCCTGGCGTTGGACGTCCGCGGACGCATCCCGGCAGATCGCCCGGCGGTCGTGGCGCTCGTCGGTGTCGTCGACGACAAGCCGGCCGTCGTCGTGGCCGTCAACCAGGCAGGACGCGACCGGGGGCTGTCGGCCAACACGCTGGTCCGCGCCGCCGGCGAGCAGATCGGTGGCCGGGGCGGCGGCAAGGACGACGTGGCCCAGGGTGGGGGCACCGACCCGGCCGGCGCGGAGGCCGCCGTGGCGGCCGTCGAGGCGGCCCTGCGTCCATGA
- a CDS encoding replication-associated recombination protein A, with translation MSDDGLFEMEGAPAPRSDPAGGGSLAGSSHASAPLAVRMRPRTLDELVGQERLLAAGSPLRQMIDGDQPLTIILWGPPGTGKTTIASLISAHTDRRFVEVSAVSAGVKEVRDVIAGARRALTNGVETVLFVDEVHRFSKSQQDALLPGVENRWVSLVAATTENPHFSVISPLLSRSLLLTLESLTDADVTTVVDRAVADERGLAGAVTLTDDARDHLVRLAGGDGRRALTYLEAAAGATTSQGRTAITVDDAALAVDRAAVRYDRQGDQHYDVTSAFIKSIRGSDVDAALHYLARMIEAGEDARFVARRLMIHASEDIGMADPTALPVAVATAQAVAMIGFPEARIPLAQAVIHLATAPKSNAVITAIDAALADVRSGKVGAVPPALRDAHYAGAKKLGHGHDYRYAHDDPRGVVPQQYAPDDVDGTDYYRPSGHGAEGALADRLARIRAILRGR, from the coding sequence GTGAGCGACGACGGGCTGTTCGAGATGGAGGGGGCTCCCGCGCCCCGGTCCGACCCCGCCGGCGGCGGAAGCCTCGCGGGCAGCTCCCACGCCTCGGCCCCCCTGGCCGTCCGGATGCGGCCCCGCACGCTGGACGAGCTGGTCGGTCAGGAGCGTCTGCTGGCCGCAGGCTCGCCCCTGCGGCAGATGATCGACGGCGACCAGCCGCTCACGATCATCCTGTGGGGCCCTCCCGGGACGGGCAAGACGACCATCGCCTCGCTCATCAGTGCCCACACCGACCGGCGCTTCGTGGAGGTGTCCGCGGTGTCGGCGGGGGTCAAGGAGGTCCGTGACGTCATCGCCGGGGCACGCCGGGCGCTCACCAACGGGGTCGAGACCGTGCTGTTCGTCGACGAGGTGCACCGGTTCAGCAAGTCGCAGCAGGACGCGCTGCTGCCCGGGGTCGAGAACCGTTGGGTCTCCCTCGTCGCGGCCACCACCGAGAACCCCCACTTCAGCGTCATCTCACCCCTGCTGAGCCGCTCGCTGCTGCTGACGCTGGAATCGTTGACCGACGCCGACGTCACCACCGTCGTCGACCGTGCCGTCGCCGACGAGCGGGGTCTCGCGGGGGCGGTCACCCTGACCGACGACGCGCGCGACCACCTGGTGCGACTCGCCGGCGGGGACGGACGACGGGCGCTCACCTACCTGGAGGCGGCGGCCGGCGCCACGACCTCCCAGGGCCGCACCGCCATCACGGTCGACGACGCCGCCCTGGCCGTCGACCGGGCCGCCGTCCGGTACGACCGGCAGGGCGACCAGCACTACGACGTCACCAGCGCCTTCATCAAGAGCATCCGGGGCTCCGACGTCGATGCCGCCCTGCACTACCTGGCCCGCATGATCGAGGCCGGCGAGGACGCCAGGTTCGTGGCCCGCCGGTTGATGATCCACGCCAGCGAGGACATCGGCATGGCCGACCCCACGGCGCTGCCGGTCGCGGTGGCCACGGCACAGGCGGTCGCCATGATCGGGTTCCCCGAGGCCCGCATCCCGCTCGCCCAGGCCGTGATCCACCTCGCCACGGCGCCGAAGTCCAACGCCGTCATCACCGCGATCGACGCCGCCCTGGCCGACGTCCGGTCCGGCAAGGTGGGTGCGGTGCCACCGGCACTGCGCGACGCGCACTACGCCGGTGCCAAGAAGCTGGGCCACGGGCACGACTACCGGTACGCCCACGACGACCCCCGTGGCGTCGTGCCGCAGCAGTACGCCCCGGACGATGTCGACGGGACCGACTACTACCGGCCCTCGGGACACGGTGCCGAGGGGGCGCTCGCCGACCGTCTGGCCCGGATCCGGGCCATCCTCCGCGGGCGGTGA
- the hisS gene encoding histidine--tRNA ligase: MSRLSGFPEYLPAERAVEQSVLDHLRSTFELHGFASVETRAVEPMDVLLRKGEIDKEVYLLRRLHAEETDDHAGLGLHFDLTVPFARYVVENAGELDFPFRRYQVQKVWRGERPQQGRFREFTQADIDIVGRDTLPAHFDVEIAQVMAEALGGLPIPGAVLQVSNRKILEGFYLGLGVADPTAVMQVVDKLDKLPGERITALLVEQGLGAAQAEACLALAAICTPDTSFVAQVQALGVDHPMLAEGLDELAGLVAAVRTPPNVTVQADLRIARGLDYYTGTVFETRLVGHEHLGSVCSGGRYEQLARDNRSTYPGVGISLGVSRLLTPLFAGGLTASRSVPSVVLVALADEEDRAAATDTAARLRARGIATEVAPSAAKFGKQIRHAERRGIPFVWFGSADGDQVKDIRSGEQVTADADTWSPDHRDLRPQVISKETPQ; this comes from the coding sequence ATGAGCAGGTTGTCGGGCTTCCCCGAGTACCTGCCGGCCGAGCGGGCCGTCGAACAGTCGGTGCTGGACCACCTGCGGTCCACGTTCGAGCTGCACGGGTTCGCGTCGGTGGAGACCCGGGCGGTCGAGCCGATGGACGTGCTGCTGCGCAAGGGCGAGATCGACAAGGAGGTCTACCTCCTGCGGCGGCTGCACGCCGAGGAGACGGACGACCACGCCGGGCTGGGCCTGCACTTCGACCTCACGGTCCCGTTCGCGCGCTACGTCGTGGAGAACGCCGGCGAGCTCGACTTCCCGTTCCGCCGGTACCAGGTCCAGAAGGTGTGGCGGGGCGAACGCCCGCAGCAGGGTCGCTTCCGCGAGTTCACCCAGGCCGACATCGACATCGTCGGGCGCGACACGCTGCCGGCGCACTTCGACGTCGAGATCGCCCAGGTCATGGCCGAGGCGCTCGGCGGACTGCCCATCCCGGGCGCCGTCCTGCAGGTCAGCAACCGCAAGATCCTCGAGGGCTTCTACCTGGGACTCGGTGTGGCCGACCCCACCGCCGTGATGCAGGTGGTCGACAAGCTCGACAAGCTGCCGGGGGAGCGGATCACCGCCCTGCTGGTCGAGCAGGGGCTCGGCGCGGCCCAGGCGGAGGCCTGTCTCGCCCTGGCCGCGATCTGCACCCCTGACACCTCGTTCGTGGCGCAGGTGCAGGCGCTCGGCGTCGACCATCCGATGCTGGCCGAGGGGCTCGACGAGCTGGCCGGGCTGGTCGCCGCGGTCCGCACCCCGCCGAACGTCACGGTGCAGGCCGACCTGCGCATCGCGCGGGGGCTCGACTACTACACCGGCACGGTCTTCGAGACCCGTCTGGTGGGGCACGAGCACCTCGGCTCGGTCTGCTCCGGCGGGCGCTACGAGCAGCTGGCACGCGACAACCGCAGCACGTACCCCGGCGTGGGCATCTCGTTGGGCGTGTCACGACTGCTCACCCCGCTGTTCGCCGGGGGACTCACGGCCTCACGGTCGGTCCCGTCGGTGGTCCTGGTCGCCCTGGCCGACGAGGAGGACCGCGCTGCCGCCACCGACACCGCCGCGCGCCTGCGCGCCCGTGGCATCGCCACCGAGGTCGCACCGTCGGCGGCGAAGTTCGGCAAGCAGATCCGCCACGCGGAGCGCCGGGGCATCCCGTTCGTCTGGTTCGGCTCCGCCGACGGCGACCAGGTCAAGGACATCCGCAGCGGCGAGCAGGTGACGGCCGACGCCGACACCTGGTCGCCCGACCACCGCGACCTGCGACCGCAGGTCATCTCGAAGGAGACCCCTCAGTGA
- a CDS encoding DUF349 domain-containing protein produces the protein MSSTPDHPWGRLDAEGNVYVRTADGERLIGQWAAGGDAQEAFALYERRFAGLEGEVNLLEQRIAAGALSPDDAVKAVAKARESITDAAAMGDLAALLTRLEALAPGIEKQREERKVAKQAKQAEALVAKQRIADAAEKIAAGRDWKSGSDRLRELLEEWKALARLDKATDDELWHRFSAARTAHTRQRKAHFAEQSTLRDAAKVTKEKLIAEAEALQTSTEWGPTAGKYRDLMDRWKQAGSAPRNVEDKLWKRFRAAQDVFFAAREAVNAEIDAEYAVNAEAKEKLLVEAEALLPITDLPAARRAMNDIADRWEAAGKVPRDRIKELEGRLRTVEQAVREAGDQVWKKSDPEKSARADDMIGKLQRAIDEVAAKISAAEAKGDDRRVKDLQADLASKQAFLDMAQKAQADFS, from the coding sequence ATGAGTTCCACGCCCGACCATCCCTGGGGTCGTCTCGACGCCGAGGGCAACGTCTACGTCCGCACCGCCGACGGCGAGCGGCTGATCGGGCAGTGGGCCGCCGGCGGTGACGCCCAGGAGGCGTTCGCGCTGTACGAGCGTCGCTTCGCGGGCCTGGAGGGCGAGGTCAACCTGCTCGAGCAGCGCATCGCGGCCGGTGCGCTCAGCCCCGACGACGCGGTCAAGGCAGTGGCCAAGGCGCGCGAGTCGATCACCGACGCCGCGGCCATGGGCGACCTCGCCGCGCTGCTGACCCGGCTCGAGGCGCTCGCGCCGGGCATCGAGAAGCAGCGCGAGGAGCGCAAGGTCGCCAAGCAGGCCAAGCAGGCCGAGGCGCTGGTCGCCAAGCAGCGGATCGCCGACGCGGCCGAGAAGATCGCCGCCGGTCGCGACTGGAAGTCCGGCTCCGACCGGCTCCGCGAGCTGCTGGAGGAGTGGAAAGCGCTCGCGCGGCTCGACAAGGCCACCGACGACGAGCTGTGGCACCGGTTCTCGGCCGCCCGCACCGCACACACCCGGCAGCGCAAGGCGCACTTCGCCGAGCAGTCAACGCTGCGCGACGCGGCCAAGGTCACCAAGGAGAAGCTCATCGCCGAGGCCGAGGCGTTGCAGACGTCGACCGAGTGGGGTCCGACGGCCGGCAAGTACCGCGACCTGATGGACCGGTGGAAGCAGGCCGGGTCGGCACCTCGCAACGTCGAGGACAAGCTCTGGAAGCGGTTCCGTGCCGCTCAGGACGTGTTCTTCGCGGCTCGCGAGGCCGTCAACGCCGAGATCGACGCGGAGTACGCCGTCAACGCCGAGGCCAAGGAGAAGCTCCTCGTCGAGGCGGAGGCGCTGCTGCCGATCACCGACCTGCCGGCAGCACGGCGCGCCATGAACGACATCGCCGACCGCTGGGAGGCGGCCGGCAAGGTCCCCCGCGACCGGATCAAGGAGCTCGAGGGCCGTCTGCGGACGGTCGAGCAGGCCGTGCGCGAGGCCGGTGACCAGGTCTGGAAGAAGAGCGATCCCGAGAAGTCGGCCCGCGCGGACGACATGATCGGCAAGCTGCAGCGCGCGATCGACGAGGTCGCCGCCAAGATCTCGGCGGCCGAGGCCAAGGGCGACGACCGCCGGGTCAAGGACCTGCAGGCCGACCTCGCCTCCAAGCAGGCCTTCCTCGACATGGCGCAGAAGGCCCAGGCCGACTTCTCCTGA
- a CDS encoding DUF6167 family protein — MRPRVVWFVAGTAAGVYASVKARRAAERLSMPGLVDQAAALGTGWRAFSAEVQEGMAERERDVLRSLHERACTPQLLATPHPLDTHHDKDPT; from the coding sequence ATGAGGCCGCGCGTCGTCTGGTTCGTGGCCGGCACCGCGGCCGGCGTCTACGCCTCGGTCAAGGCGCGACGTGCCGCCGAACGGCTCTCCATGCCGGGCCTGGTCGACCAGGCCGCGGCGCTCGGCACGGGATGGCGGGCCTTCAGCGCCGAGGTGCAGGAGGGCATGGCCGAGCGCGAGCGTGACGTCCTCCGCAGCCTCCACGAACGCGCCTGCACGCCTCAGCTCCTCGCCACCCCCCACCCGCTCGACACCCACCACGACAAGGACCCCACCTGA
- a CDS encoding MBL fold metallo-hydrolase: MLLTSFPAGPLQANCYLVARDRGAGCAVVDPGMDSLDGVRRAAAEHDLTPQAVLVTHGHFDHMWNAQDVASEFGCPVWIHPADRHLLSDPMAAISGESAAMLRQQLGMHDLPEFAEPADVRDATDGATFDVDGVTFTVDHVPGHTPGTVFYRIDWPDDEAVSQVMFSGDFLFAGSIGRTDLTGGSHPAMIESLRDRILPLADDVVVLPGHGGQTSVGRERVTNPFLVQIVEGDA, from the coding sequence GTGCTGCTCACGTCGTTCCCCGCCGGCCCGCTGCAGGCGAACTGCTATCTCGTCGCCCGCGACCGCGGAGCAGGTTGCGCCGTCGTCGACCCCGGGATGGACTCCCTCGACGGCGTCCGTCGCGCTGCCGCCGAGCACGACCTCACCCCGCAGGCCGTGCTGGTGACCCACGGACACTTCGACCACATGTGGAACGCCCAGGACGTCGCCTCCGAGTTCGGCTGCCCGGTCTGGATCCACCCGGCCGACCGGCACCTGCTGAGCGACCCGATGGCGGCGATCTCTGGGGAGTCGGCGGCGATGCTGCGCCAGCAGCTCGGGATGCACGACCTGCCGGAGTTCGCCGAGCCGGCCGACGTCCGTGACGCGACGGACGGGGCGACGTTCGACGTCGACGGGGTGACCTTCACGGTCGACCACGTCCCCGGTCACACGCCCGGCACGGTGTTCTACCGCATCGACTGGCCCGACGACGAGGCCGTCAGCCAGGTCATGTTCTCCGGTGACTTCCTGTTCGCCGGATCGATCGGACGCACCGATCTCACCGGCGGGTCGCACCCGGCCATGATCGAGAGCCTGCGGGACCGCATCCTGCCCCTGGCCGACGACGTCGTCGTCCTGCCCGGCCACGGGGGTCAGACGTCGGTCGGCCGCGAGCGGGTCACCAACCCGTTCCTGGTGCAGATCGTCGAGGGCGACGCATGA